A region from the Deltaproteobacteria bacterium genome encodes:
- a CDS encoding YraN family protein — protein MSRKIGSEAENLVAAYLKNKGFQILEQNWSCRRGEIDLIASKLSKLYFVEVKFRSSNQFGSGLESLTPSKLKKIAGAALFYLQQNKKEKNDFSFAAALVEEKQGEKRIEFFEFPLDLPRNSYY, from the coding sequence ATGAGTCGAAAAATAGGATCAGAAGCCGAAAATTTAGTGGCCGCTTATTTGAAAAACAAGGGTTTTCAAATCTTAGAACAAAACTGGAGTTGTCGAAGGGGAGAAATTGATTTGATTGCCTCAAAGCTTTCCAAACTTTATTTTGTGGAAGTGAAGTTTAGAAGCAGCAATCAGTTTGGGTCAGGGCTTGAATCTCTCACCCCTTCTAAATTGAAAAAAATAGCCGGTGCGGCCTTATTTTATCTTCAACAAAATAAAAAAGAAAAAAATGATTTTAGTTTTGCTGCGGCCCTCGTTGAAGAAAAACAAGGTGAAAAAAGGATTGAGTTTTTTGAGTTTCCACTAGACCTTCCTCGTAATTCTTACTATTGA
- a CDS encoding 50S ribosomal protein L28, with amino-acid sequence MSRKCEICGKTPLAGNTVSHANNKAHTRNFPNLQRVKALIAGQAKRIMACTRCIRSGFVRKAA; translated from the coding sequence ATGTCTCGTAAATGTGAAATTTGTGGAAAAACACCTCTCGCTGGAAACACTGTCTCCCACGCCAACAACAAGGCACACACCCGTAATTTTCCTAATCTTCAACGCGTAAAAGCCCTGATTGCAGGACAAGCGAAACGGATTATGGCTTGTACACGCTGCATTCGCTCAGGCTTCGTTCGCAAAGCAGCCTGA